Sequence from the Nitrosospira multiformis genome:
CCCGGCAAGGGGGGCGCCAACGAGGTTTCCCCCTTCGCCATGGTCTTTCACTTCCTTACGATTGAAACAGAAAGGGTAGTTATGCCCGCTCTCCGCCAGCGCAATGACGATAGCGCTAACCAGCGGAATGCCCTTGTAGGCGGGACCAAATAGCATGTCAAACGGAAGCTGGGCACCGAGAATGGCTTTGGCGTAAAATTGCCCCAGTTTCCTGAGAGAGTCGCCGTCGTTGAACAACCCGGCATTAAAAAAATATGGCGACATTCTCCCTGCCTTGGTTTTAAATTCGCCGAAGCACAATACATTGCGGCTAACGGCAAACTCAATGAATTCCTGACGAAAATCGGGCATCGCTATATGACAAACTGGAAAAATAGACGTGAGAATTATAACGCTTAACCTGAATGGCGTGCGCTCCGCCGCAAACAAGGGGTTCTTTCGGTGGCTGCCAACACAGCAGGCGGATATCGTATGCGTGCAGGAACTGAAAGCTCATGTTGTCGACATAACCGGAGAAATGGCCTCTCCTGATGGCTACCACGGTTATTTCCACTGCGCTGAAAAGAAAGGATACAGCGGGGTGGGTATTTACAGCCGGCACAAGCCCGACAATATTATTGAGGGCCTTGGCATTGCGGAAATTGATGCGGAGGGACGCTTTCTTCGCGCTGACTTTGGCCCATTGACTGTGATATCGATCTATTTTCCTTCCGGCTCCAGTGGCGAACACCGGCAAGCTGCCAAATTCTTTTTCCTTGAGCGATTTCTCCCCATGCTCAAAGAACTCGCGGGCTGCGGCAGGGAGATCATATTATGCGGCGACTGGAATATTGCCCACAAGGAAATCGATCTGAGGAACTGGCGCTCCAATCAGAAAAACTCCGGCTTCCTGCCCGAAGAGCGCACCTGGCTGAGCGGGGTTTTCGATGAGCTCGAATTCGTCGATGTATTCCGGCGAATTAACGCTGAGCCTGAGCAATACACGTGGTGGTCCAATCGCGGGCAGGCGTGGGCCAAAAATGTGGGCTGGCGCATTGACTATCAGATCGCCACGCCAGAGATCGCGGCCAAAGCGACTGAAGTTTCGATTTACAAAGCGGAGCGTTTCTCTGATCATTCCCCGCTTACCATCGACTATGACTACAACATATGATTCCACATCCAATGGCTGATCGCTCATCTTGCGGTATCACCAGCTCGCCCGAATGCTGGATCTAGGATAATGTCCACTGCCTTATCCGGCTGGCTGCATGCTTTTCGCATTTACGCCCATCCACGGGTATTGGGGATGCTGTCACTGGGTTTTTCTGCCGGGTTGCCGCTGTTGTTGGTACTGGGCACCCTGTCGTTCTGGTTACGGGAAGCAGGTATCGACCGCTCCACTATCGGCCACCTGAGCTGGATCGGCCTGGCTTATGGTTTTAAATGGCTGTGGTCACCGTTGGTGGACCGTTTGTCATTGCCGTTATTAACCCGCCTTCTAGGCCGGCGGCGTGCCTGGCTGTTGCTGTCGCAAATCGTTATAACCATCGCACTGGCTGGTATGGCGAGTACCGACCCGATCGAGAACTTGACGTATATGGTTTTCTTTGCACTTGCTGTAGCTTTCGCTTCCGCCACCCAGGATATCGCGCTGGATGCTTATCGAATCGAAGCCGTAGCGCCGAGACTCCAGGGCGCCATGGCCGCCACCTATCAGGCGGGTTATCGCGTGGCCATGATCCTGGCTTCCGCTGGCGTATTGTGGATAGCGGCAGCGGTAGATCCTTCGGAAGCCACCTACGACTATGCGCCTTGGCGCACTGCCTATCTGGTGATGGCTGTATGCATGGGTGTGGGTATTATCACCACGCTTATCATCCGCGAGCCGGAAGTTCCTGTTACGCGTCTTATCGAAGAAAATGAGAACCACGCCCGAGGGATCATTGCACACTGGAATCTGAATGCACGACTCGCGCAAATACTCGCCTGGCTGTATGGAGCAATGATTGCACCCTTCCGGGATTTTATTGTGCGCCATGGCCGGCAGGCGTTGGTGATTCTGGCATTGATCGCGCTCTATCGCATCTCGGATGTCGTGATGGGTGTAATGAGCAATCCTTTTTATGTGGATATGGGCTACACCAAGGATGAGGTGGCAACGATATCCAAGGTTTATGGAGTTATCATGACGATTGCGGGCGCGGCCATCGGCGGGGTACTCACGGCAAAAATCGGCGTCATGCGTACATTGTTTCTGGGAGCAGTATTATCAGCAGCAACCAATTTGCTGTTTGTCTGGCTGAGCGGACGCGGGCACGACGTAACCGGGCTTATATTCACCATCTCCGCCGATAACCTGTCTGGCGGCATCGCCTCTTCCGCTTTTATAGCCTATCTTTCCGGCCTGACTAATTCCGCCTACTCCGCCACGCAGTATGCGCTGTTCAGTTCGGTAATGCTGTTATTGCCAAAATTCATCGCTGGATTCAGTGGTGAATTCGTCGACGCTTACGGTTACGCCAGTTTTTTTACCGGTACGGCGTTGCTTGGCCTTCCGGTATTGGTATTAGTCTGGCTGGCGGGGCAGGCAAGATTTAAGACAATGGATTCCCCGCCGCATATCAAGTGATGATTATTTTTGTTGTTCAAATCGATAAAATGCCAATGTTCCCAGTAAATTGGGCAGAAATGTAATTTGATGATCCCCACTCATTACCCTGCGCTCGAGAATACGTGCGCCGTGCTGGCTGCAGAATTCTTCAAAATCACCGAGTGTACAATTGTGAATGTTAGGCGTATCGAACCACTGATAGGGTAGCGTTTCCGAAATAGGCATGTGGCCGGACATAACCTGTAGCCGGTTTTTCCAGTAACCAAAATTGGGGAACGATACGATCCCCTCTTTGCTTACCCGCAGCATTTCCTTAATGATTCCCTCGGTGTGTTTTACCGCCTGCAACGTTTGCGAGAGAACCACGTAATCGAACGATCCTGATTCGAAACTTAGCAATCCCGATTCCAGATCACTCTGGATTACATTGACCCCGTTATTGAAACAAGCCAGGACATTGTCGTCGTCTATTTCCACGCCATAGCCACGAATATTGCGCATATCGCGCAAGAAACATAGCAGGGAACCGTCGCCACAGCCTAAATCGAGCACCTTCGCACCCGGTTTCACCCATGTGGCAATGGCAGCGAAATCGGGCCTGGTGGCGGTGGATGAGATAGTAAGGTTAGTCACGTCTTCAGTATCTGCGGGACTTGTCGCCCGCTGGTAATCATGGCAGTCTTCATCGAAAAGCAACGGCATCCCAGAGGGGATGCAAGGCAAACAGGATAGTATATGCCCGATGAAATGAAATTAAAATTATCTTGTTCTTTTCGCCATTTCGACTAAGGCATGCCGCGCCTGTTGTGCGTCGAGTACCATCTCCTCAAAATCGAAACGCAAATTTCCACCATCGGCGCATACGTCGAAGCCATCGCAATCGATCCCCAGCATTTCGACATCCACCGCCTCGCATTGGTGGAAATGTTCACAATAGCGGCGCAAAGTATCGCGATGATCTACATTCATGTGCGCAATGACGTCGTCCTCCTGCGCGATCAGTGGATAGGGGGGTACCAAATAACTGATCGCCGAGACCCAATGAATTTTGCCGAAGCCGCCAATGTAACGCAGTGTCCGCGGCAATATGCGGTAGAAAGAAAAATCGCTCATGGCGAGATAGCTTTCCGCTTCCGGAAAATGGCGCAGATAGCGCACAGCAATACGGGGGTCGTTCTCCGCTGGTTGCGCCACCCCCACCACGGTGACACGCCCTTGCGACTGGATGTTTAAATCATTCTGGTTGTGCGTAATAAGGCTTACGCGGGCATCATGCCGGATATTTTTGGTATGTTCGGCAAGTGTGCTAATCAGGATAAGCAGGCTGCCGTCGTGATCCACCAGATAGAACATAATCGAACCGAACGGATGGCCATTGAATTTTTCCGACAAAGTGCTCAAGGCCCCGTAGCGGTGGGCGCGTAACATCTGGCGAGCTGCGCGCGCGTTACTCATGGAAGCTTCTCTGATACCTCAAGCACCCCGGAGAGCTCATTTGCCCACCAATCATCGCGGTGAACTGTCCCGGCAATCCTCGAAGCGGTTGCTTGCAGATACAAGCTTCAAGGACATCCATGACCACGATCTCCGGCTTATATGACAATGTTGTCCATATAAGCCCGCATCAGCCTGTGATAATGACGATCTTCCATCAAGAAAGAGTCATGGCCATGACTGGAAGTGATTTCCGCATAGCTCACGTTGAGTTCATTATCCAGCAATGCTCTGACAATGGCACGCGAGCGCTCGGGCGAAAAACGCCAATCCGTGGTAAATGACAGCACCAGAAACTTTGCCTTGGCGGCGCGGAATGCCGCGCTCAAATCGTTGTTGTGCAGGTACGCGGGGTCAAAATAGTCGAGCGCCTTGGTCATCAGCAGATAGGTATTGGCATCGAATTGATCGGCGAACTTATCCCCCTGGTAGCGCAGGTATGACTCAATCTCGAACTCCACGTCGAAACCGAATGCAAGGGCTCCGTTACGCAACTCCCGTCCGAATTTCGCGGCCATCGCGTCATCCGATAAATAGGTGATGTGCCCCAACATGCGGGCAAGCCTTAAACCGCGCCGCGGCACCGTGCTGTGCGAATAATAGTCTCCGCCGTGGAAATCCGGGTCGGTAATGATTGCCTGACGCGCCACATCGTTGAATGCGATGTTCTGCGCAGTCAGCTTGGCGGCGGCGGCGATCACCAGCGCATGCCGCACCCTTTCCGGAAAATCGAGGGTCCACTGCAACGCCTGCATCCCGCCAAGGCTACCACCCGCCACTGCGGCGAACTGATCGATACCAAGGTGGTCTGCCAGCCTTACCTGGGTTTGCACCCAATCTTCTACCGTCACCACCGGAAAATCCGGGCCATAGCATTTTCCGGTCTTTGAATTGATGCTGGCCGGCCCGGTGGAACCATGACAGCCACCGAGGTTATTCACGCCCACCACAAAAAACTTGCGCGTATCAATAGACTTGCCAGGACCGATCATGTTGCTCCACCAGCCAACGTTTTTGGGGCTGTCCGCGTAACAGCCGGCTAAATGATGATTGCCGGAAAGCGCGTGACATACCAGCACCGCGTTGGATCTGGCCGCATTAAGGTCGCCGTAAGTCTCGTATACCAGCTCGTAGTCTTCAAGCACGGCACCGCTCTTTAAATATAGCGGTGTATCGAAGCGTGCACGTTGCGGCGCGACAATGTCAATCGAACTGGAATCTTGCATCGGAAAGTTCATTCATGAAAAAAAACGTTTATGCGTCGCGGCGTGCCGAAACAGATCGCACTTCGCAAGAATGCCAGGAGAATAACCAGTGACTTTGACTATCTCCAAGGTTCAGTCGCATCGACGGCTGGCATTCGCGCAATCCATGATCAGTCATTGTAATCAAATACATCGTTAATAATCCGTGCGCACACGCTAGCCTGGGCGGAATGGTTGCCTCCGCTCTCCATTTCTATACCTCGTTGCTCGAAGAAAAATACTCATTCATCCCGACATCATGCCGTGCCACGTTCTCTTCCACCACTGCTTGGCACTCAATTGGAGAATAAGTTGGCAAACAAGTTCACCCGGGATCTGCTTTCCGGGAGCTCACATCAATCAGCTATTCAATTTCACCAATAATGCTTGAATTTTTGCCGGATCATCGGCTTTGAGCATCTTCTGTGTGAGCGGGATGATATCAGACAGACTGCTCCTTAACACTTCTCGCTTCACAGTCAATAGTTGTGCCGGGTGCATGGAAAAAAGCCGTAGCCCGAAGCCCAGCAGCAACCGGGTAAATAATATATCTCCCGCTAGTTCACCACAAACCGTCACGGGCACGCCGGTTCGGTTGGCACTGCGAATGATATGTGCAACCAGCCGCAGCACTGCCGGATGCAGGGAATCATAGAGGTGCGCCACCGAATCGTCGGCGCGGTCTATGGCAAGCGTATACTGAATCAAATCATTGGTGCCGATGGACAGAAAATCCAGTTTGCGCATAAAAATATCGAGACACAGCGCTGCGGCGGGCACCTCAATCATGCCACCTACCTGAATTTTCTCGTCGAATAAAATTTTTTCCTGGCGCAAGCTTTGCTTGGCGTTTTCAATCAGGTGCAATGTCTGCGTAATTTCGGTAATACTGGAGAGCATCGGCACCAGAATACGAATCTGGCCATAACGCGAAGCGCGCAAAATCGCTCGCAATTGCGTATGGAACATTTGTGGTTCGGCCAGGCACAGGCGGATGGCGCGCAATCCGAGTGCCGGGTTGGCTGCCACGCGCTTGGCACTATCAAGGTTCTTGTCGGCGCCCAGATCGAATGTACGAATCGTCACCGGCAGACCTCGCATTTTTCGCGCCACAGTACGATAGGCTTCGAATTGTTCTTCCTCGTCAGGCAGACTGTCGCGGTTGAGAAATAAAAATTCGCTGCGAAACAAGCCGATGCCGGTGGCACCGTTTTCTTTGACCTGTTCGATATCCTGGGGTAGTTCGATATTGGCGTGCAGCTCTACTATAGTGCCATCAAGCGTCGTGGCAGCGGTTGTTTTGATGCGTTTGAGCTTCTGCTTTTCCAGCTCAAACTGGCTCTGGCGCAACCGGTATTCCGACAGCACATGCCTGTCAGGATCAACAATTACGACACCCTGATTACCGTCCACAATCAGGATGTCATTATCGCGGATCAGGCGGCGAGCTTGATGCAACGCCACGATAGAAGGAATATTGAGACTGCGCGCAACGATAGCAGTGTGGGAAGTCAAGCCGCCCAAATCAGTAAGAAACGCGCTAAACCGGTGCTGCTTATATTGAATGACATCGGCGGGACTTAAATCATGGGCAACCAGAATGCTGTCGCCATCGCGCTTTAGCGAGCTGGGCACATAACCTGGATGCCCCAGCAAGACTTTCAGCACGCGCTCCACTACTTGAATCACATCGGTTTTGCGCTCGCGCAGATAAGGATCTTCAATCTCCTCAAACTGCGCCATCAATACGTCCATCTGTTGAGTAATCGCCCATTCGGCATTGCACTGATTTTGGGCGATGTAAGTTTTGGCTGCGGTGGAAAGCGTTGGATCGTCCAGAATCATTCGGTGCAAATCAAGGAATGCGCCATATTCTGCCGCCGCGGGACCATCGACAACAGAAGTATGCAGGACTTCAAGCTCCTCGCGAACCGCTGTGAAGGCAGTGTCGAGCCGGGATATTTCATTGTTGACTTGATCCCGCGGCACAATGTGGTGTGCCACCTCCAGCGCGGCATGGGAAGCAAGATAGGCGTGGCCTATGGCAATGCCGCCGGAAACGCCCACACCATGCAACGCAAAGCTCATTCATTCTCCCCGAAATAATCCTCGATCAGGTTTACCAGCGCCTGCATGGCTTCGGTTTCATCCGTACCGTTCGTTTCGATACTCAAAATAACTCCCTTGCTTGCGGCCAGCATCATCACGCCCATGATACTTTTTGCATTCACCCTACGATCGTTTCGCGATAGCCATACCTCACACCTAAATTTACTGGCCAACTGGGTTAATCTGGCGGAAGCACGCGCATGCAAGCCCAGTTTGTTGATGATTTCAATCTCTCTACATTGCATTTTGCGGCCTCGATTCGATGCGCATGACACCTTCCCTGCCACCGGTCAGCGCCTTATCCCCAACCACTGCCAGCGGTTCGTTACGATAAGTGAGCGCTCTCACCAGCATGGGCAGATTGACTCCGGCAAGACATTCCACCCTGCCGGGGCTCACCAGCCGAGTGGCGATATTGCAGGGCGTTGCTCCGCAAATATCACTCAATACAAGCACACCATCACCACAATCGACCTGTTTGATCAATTCCAGCGCTTTGGGCATAACAGCATCGGGATCGTCTCTGTTGGTAATACTTAGATACGTCAAATGCGGCGACTTCTCCCCCATGACATGGTTGGCGCAATGGATAAGACTGTCACCCAGATTGCCATGAGAAATAACCAGAATTCCGATCATGTTCGGTTCCGCCACTTTATATCAAAGGACGAATACATTAATTAAGCATCTTCTCAAGTGCGTCCATCATCATTCCAGCGGCGTTGAAACCCGTCTGCTCAGCGATCTCCCGCATGCAGGTTGGGCTCGTAACATTAATTTCGGTGAGATAATTGCCGATCACGTCCAACCCCGCCAACATCAAGCCCTTATCATATAACGCGGGACCCAGCGCTTCAGCGATTTCACGGTCGCGCCGGGTGAGCGGCTGCGCCACGCCGGTACCGCCCACGTTAAGATTACCGCGCGATTCACCCGCCTTCGGGATGCGCGCAAGCGCGTAAGGCACAGGCTCTCCAGCTATCAGCAGAATACGTTTATCACCTTGCGTGATTTCGGGGATGTAGCGCTGCGCCATAATCGTACGCGTACCATAATGCGTAAGCGTTTCCAGAATCACGCTGATATTGTGATCAGCGCTATGAATTCGAAACACGCTGGCCCCACCCATGCCGTCAAGCGGTTTCAGCACGATATCGCCATATTCAGCAAGGAAATCGCGAATCAAAGATTCCTGTCTTGTCACCAAAGTCGAGGCGGTAAATTGCGGAAACTTCGCTATGGCGAGCTTCTCGTTATGATCCCGCACCGCTTGCGGGCTATTAACGACACGAGCGCCCCGCTTCTCCGCCAGTTCCAGCAGGTAGGTACTGTAGACATACTCCATATCGAATGGAGGGTCCTTGCGCATCAACACCACGCTAAATTCTTGCAATGGCGTTTCCTCCGGTTCCTCTGTCCGATACCAATGATGCCCGTCTGCCTCAGCTGTTAGTTCCAGCGCGCGCGCAAGTCCAACTGTCTCGCCGCTCCTGCATACCAAGTCCCCCTGCTGCATACTAAATAGCTGATGACCGCGGGAGGCTGCTTCACGCATCATGGCAAAGCTTGAATCCTTATAAGGCCTGATGGAATCCAGTTGGTCTAGAATGAAGGCGAGTTTCATTTATTATTGCTGATCACAACTTAAATATCGGGGGTCGATGAGTTATTTTTGTATGGCTCCAGCAAGCTGCCGGACGTGAAGATCGAAGCCAGAAAACAATGGGATGAAGACAGGTTTTGACGATTTTCCGATCCACAATCGGGCTCGCCCGGAACAGCGGCAAGATAGGCTTCAGCATGGAATAAATATGATGTTTACTGAAAGTTTACATTGTAGCATCACGTATTGGCGGAACCCGTGAATATTGGAAATCGTGTATGGGTTCAGAGACCAGGGCCTGTTAACAGACCCTAGCGTAGTTCGCCCATTGTATACAGCTCCGTTTGGAAATCAGTTTTGTATTTTTGT
This genomic interval carries:
- the pyrE gene encoding orotate phosphoribosyltransferase — translated: MPDFRQEFIEFAVSRNVLCFGEFKTKAGRMSPYFFNAGLFNDGDSLRKLGQFYAKAILGAQLPFDMLFGPAYKGIPLVSAIVIALAESGHNYPFCFNRKEVKDHGEGGNLVGAPLAGRVLIVDDVISAGVSVRESVSHICASGAMPCGVIIALDRMERGNGEFSATQEVHHAYGIQVASIVNLDDIANYLRNRNLGHNLRAIESYRAQYGAS
- a CDS encoding exodeoxyribonuclease III, with amino-acid sequence MRIITLNLNGVRSAANKGFFRWLPTQQADIVCVQELKAHVVDITGEMASPDGYHGYFHCAEKKGYSGVGIYSRHKPDNIIEGLGIAEIDAEGRFLRADFGPLTVISIYFPSGSSGEHRQAAKFFFLERFLPMLKELAGCGREIILCGDWNIAHKEIDLRNWRSNQKNSGFLPEERTWLSGVFDELEFVDVFRRINAEPEQYTWWSNRGQAWAKNVGWRIDYQIATPEIAAKATEVSIYKAERFSDHSPLTIDYDYNI
- a CDS encoding AmpG family muropeptide MFS transporter is translated as MSTALSGWLHAFRIYAHPRVLGMLSLGFSAGLPLLLVLGTLSFWLREAGIDRSTIGHLSWIGLAYGFKWLWSPLVDRLSLPLLTRLLGRRRAWLLLSQIVITIALAGMASTDPIENLTYMVFFALAVAFASATQDIALDAYRIEAVAPRLQGAMAATYQAGYRVAMILASAGVLWIAAAVDPSEATYDYAPWRTAYLVMAVCMGVGIITTLIIREPEVPVTRLIEENENHARGIIAHWNLNARLAQILAWLYGAMIAPFRDFIVRHGRQALVILALIALYRISDVVMGVMSNPFYVDMGYTKDEVATISKVYGVIMTIAGAAIGGVLTAKIGVMRTLFLGAVLSAATNLLFVWLSGRGHDVTGLIFTISADNLSGGIASSAFIAYLSGLTNSAYSATQYALFSSVMLLLPKFIAGFSGEFVDAYGYASFFTGTALLGLPVLVLVWLAGQARFKTMDSPPHIK
- the metW gene encoding methionine biosynthesis protein MetW, with the protein product MTNLTISSTATRPDFAAIATWVKPGAKVLDLGCGDGSLLCFLRDMRNIRGYGVEIDDDNVLACFNNGVNVIQSDLESGLLSFESGSFDYVVLSQTLQAVKHTEGIIKEMLRVSKEGIVSFPNFGYWKNRLQVMSGHMPISETLPYQWFDTPNIHNCTLGDFEEFCSQHGARILERRVMSGDHQITFLPNLLGTLAFYRFEQQK
- a CDS encoding HugZ family pyridoxamine 5'-phosphate oxidase, translating into MSNARAARQMLRAHRYGALSTLSEKFNGHPFGSIMFYLVDHDGSLLILISTLAEHTKNIRHDARVSLITHNQNDLNIQSQGRVTVVGVAQPAENDPRIAVRYLRHFPEAESYLAMSDFSFYRILPRTLRYIGGFGKIHWVSAISYLVPPYPLIAQEDDVIAHMNVDHRDTLRRYCEHFHQCEAVDVEMLGIDCDGFDVCADGGNLRFDFEEMVLDAQQARHALVEMAKRTR
- the metX gene encoding homoserine O-succinyltransferase MetX; amino-acid sequence: MQDSSSIDIVAPQRARFDTPLYLKSGAVLEDYELVYETYGDLNAARSNAVLVCHALSGNHHLAGCYADSPKNVGWWSNMIGPGKSIDTRKFFVVGVNNLGGCHGSTGPASINSKTGKCYGPDFPVVTVEDWVQTQVRLADHLGIDQFAAVAGGSLGGMQALQWTLDFPERVRHALVIAAAAKLTAQNIAFNDVARQAIITDPDFHGGDYYSHSTVPRRGLRLARMLGHITYLSDDAMAAKFGRELRNGALAFGFDVEFEIESYLRYQGDKFADQFDANTYLLMTKALDYFDPAYLHNNDLSAAFRAAKAKFLVLSFTTDWRFSPERSRAIVRALLDNELNVSYAEITSSHGHDSFLMEDRHYHRLMRAYMDNIVI
- the ptsP gene encoding phosphoenolpyruvate--protein phosphotransferase — protein: MSFALHGVGVSGGIAIGHAYLASHAALEVAHHIVPRDQVNNEISRLDTAFTAVREELEVLHTSVVDGPAAAEYGAFLDLHRMILDDPTLSTAAKTYIAQNQCNAEWAITQQMDVLMAQFEEIEDPYLRERKTDVIQVVERVLKVLLGHPGYVPSSLKRDGDSILVAHDLSPADVIQYKQHRFSAFLTDLGGLTSHTAIVARSLNIPSIVALHQARRLIRDNDILIVDGNQGVVIVDPDRHVLSEYRLRQSQFELEKQKLKRIKTTAATTLDGTIVELHANIELPQDIEQVKENGATGIGLFRSEFLFLNRDSLPDEEEQFEAYRTVARKMRGLPVTIRTFDLGADKNLDSAKRVAANPALGLRAIRLCLAEPQMFHTQLRAILRASRYGQIRILVPMLSSITEITQTLHLIENAKQSLRQEKILFDEKIQVGGMIEVPAAALCLDIFMRKLDFLSIGTNDLIQYTLAIDRADDSVAHLYDSLHPAVLRLVAHIIRSANRTGVPVTVCGELAGDILFTRLLLGFGLRLFSMHPAQLLTVKREVLRSSLSDIIPLTQKMLKADDPAKIQALLVKLNS
- a CDS encoding HPr family phosphocarrier protein, with the protein product MQCREIEIINKLGLHARASARLTQLASKFRCEVWLSRNDRRVNAKSIMGVMMLAASKGVILSIETNGTDETEAMQALVNLIEDYFGENE
- a CDS encoding PTS sugar transporter subunit IIA is translated as MIGILVISHGNLGDSLIHCANHVMGEKSPHLTYLSITNRDDPDAVMPKALELIKQVDCGDGVLVLSDICGATPCNIATRLVSPGRVECLAGVNLPMLVRALTYRNEPLAVVGDKALTGGREGVMRIESRPQNAM
- the gshB gene encoding glutathione synthase, producing the protein MKLAFILDQLDSIRPYKDSSFAMMREAASRGHQLFSMQQGDLVCRSGETVGLARALELTAEADGHHWYRTEEPEETPLQEFSVVLMRKDPPFDMEYVYSTYLLELAEKRGARVVNSPQAVRDHNEKLAIAKFPQFTASTLVTRQESLIRDFLAEYGDIVLKPLDGMGGASVFRIHSADHNISVILETLTHYGTRTIMAQRYIPEITQGDKRILLIAGEPVPYALARIPKAGESRGNLNVGGTGVAQPLTRRDREIAEALGPALYDKGLMLAGLDVIGNYLTEINVTSPTCMREIAEQTGFNAAGMMMDALEKMLN